CTATAGATAGTCCCCCTAGCCGCAGTGTCTTGTTTGCTCATCACTAGATTAGGCATGTTGGCTTGGGCAAAAAAAGCTTTTTTAAAAGCCACCATTAAAAAAATAAAAAAAAGCAATAAAAAGATTAGCGCCGTAACCACACCCTTGTCTCTTTGGATTTTTAGAAATTGCTCTGGGTTGAAGTAAGGATCAATATTCTTATTATCCATAAGCGCTTACTTGAAAATGGCGTGGCGTTGGATTTTCACAATGCATGGGAGTGCAAATTTTTGATGATAAAATCTATTAAAATGGGGTGCAATAATAACAAACCCTTCTCTTTAAAAAGGACCAAGCGATCATTTAAAGAGACGCCACTTTAAGAGACTAGATCTGCGTTCTCAAAAGCTCTTTATAAGTGCTGATCGCTTTGTTACGCACTTCAAGCATGAGTTTCATGCTCGTTTCGGCCTTCCCTATGGCGATAGCCGCTTGATGTAAATCCTTGATCTGCCCTGTCGCCATGTCGGCTAAGGCTTTATCAGACTGCTCTTGAGTGTTGTTAAGCTCATTGATAGATTGTTTTAAGAGTTTAGAAAACTCCCCACCTTTTTGTTCTTTAAAGGCGTTACCCGATTCTTCTCTTTTAGTCCTGTTGTCCGTGTTAAGCTCAGAGAAAGGACTCAATAAGCTTTTATCATTGTGTATGGCTTGCATAGAACCTCCTTAAGCTCTTTTTTAAAAATTTAACTCTATTAAATATCCTATTCATTTCTGTATTCTACGAATCTTTGGCTAATACTACCTAAATTTCCTTATACTACCATAAATTGTTACAAATCATTCAAGTTTGTAACATGCCAATCGCGTTTTGCGCCATGTTTTTAGCGCTTTGGAAAGCTGCGACATTAGCCTGATAGGCTCTAGTCGCTTCCACTAAGTCCGCCATTTCAACCACCGCATTCACATTGGGGTAAGCCACATAGCCTTGAGCGTTAGCGTCAGGGTGGCTCGGGTCGTATTTCATCAACGGCTCGCTATCATCGCGCGCAATCTTATCCACCACCACGCTTGTAATGGGGATTAAGGGGTTGTCATCGCCTTCATCTAAGGGGTCTTCATAGGGGGTGATTTGATGGTTTTGGGCGATTTTTTGGTTTAAAATCTCGTTGAAATCAAAAGCCCTAAACACCGCTTCTTGCCTCCTATAAGGGCCTCCTTCGCTCGTGCGCGTGGTGTTAGCGTTAGCGATATTAGAAGAAATCAAATTAGCCCTTAAGCGTTGAGCGGACAAGCCATAACCGCTAATATCAAAAGAAGATAAAAACATGCTTTCCCTTAACTATAAATTCTTACTGGAATCAATGGCGTAATTGATCACGCCTCGATACTTTTTTAAGGCCGAACTCAAGGCTAAATACATGGTAGAGTTCTTGCCCATTTCACTCGTCTCTATGTCTAAATCCACGCTGTTGCCATCATTTTTAGCCAAATGCCCGTCTCTAAAAAAAAGGCTCGCCCCATCTTTAACGCTATTTTCAAAGTCTAAATGCCTAGGGTTAGTGTGGGCTAAAGGCAAAACTTTACTGGTTTGGTTTTCAAAAATTTCTGCTTTTTTCTCCGCTAAAACGCTTTCAAAATCCAAATCCTTTGGCCTGTAAAAGGGGGTGTCCACATTAGCGATGTTAGAAGCGATCATATCTTGCCTTAAAGCCCTATAATCCAACGCTTTATAAACCAATCCAAACGCTTTAGAAAAATCCATACAAAACCCCTTTTTTAAACCCTTGCGAATTAATAACATGCAAAAAGCATTCCAAAATCGGCTCGCTTTTTTCTCGCTTTTTCATCAAAGAATGCGATGAA
This is a stretch of genomic DNA from Helicobacter pylori. It encodes these proteins:
- the fliE gene encoding flagellar hook-basal body complex protein FliE, whose amino-acid sequence is MQAIHNDKSLLSPFSELNTDNRTKREESGNAFKEQKGGEFSKLLKQSINELNNTQEQSDKALADMATGQIKDLHQAAIAIGKAETSMKLMLEVRNKAISTYKELLRTQI
- the flgC gene encoding flagellar basal body rod protein FlgC, encoding MFLSSFDISGYGLSAQRLRANLISSNIANANTTRTSEGGPYRRQEAVFRAFDFNEILNQKIAQNHQITPYEDPLDEGDDNPLIPITSVVVDKIARDDSEPLMKYDPSHPDANAQGYVAYPNVNAVVEMADLVEATRAYQANVAAFQSAKNMAQNAIGMLQT
- the flgB gene encoding flagellar basal body rod protein FlgB encodes the protein MDFSKAFGLVYKALDYRALRQDMIASNIANVDTPFYRPKDLDFESVLAEKKAEIFENQTSKVLPLAHTNPRHLDFENSVKDGASLFFRDGHLAKNDGNSVDLDIETSEMGKNSTMYLALSSALKKYRGVINYAIDSSKNL